The genomic stretch TGGGGTCACAGCCCTTCGTAGGCGGCGATGGCAGCGGAGAGCGCCAACACCAGGTCCTCCGGTTGTTCGAAATCGTGGTAGTTGAACAGGTCCGGATGCGTCTCGAGATAGGACGTGTCGAAACGACCCGCCATGAAATCCGGCTCTTGCATAATTTCTTTCATGAAGGGGATCGTGGTCTTCACCCCGCGCAGGACATATTCTTCGAGCGACCGTCTCATCCGGCTGACGGTTTCTTCCCAGGTACGGCCGCGGACGGTGAGTTTGGCCAAGAGGGCGTCGTAGTAGGGCGGCACCGTATAGTCTTTGTAGACCGCTCCGTCGATGCGTACCCCGATCCCGCCCGGCGAGAGATAGGCGGTGATGGTGCCCGTGCAAGGCATAAAGTTGTTCTTGGGATCTTCGGCATTGATGCGGCACTGGATGGAATGGCCTTGGAGCGTGACTTCCTGCTGCGTGATCTCCAGAGGCAGGCCCGCGGCAATGGCGATTTGATTGCGCACGATGTCGATCGCGGTGATCTGCTCGGTCACCGTATGTTCGACTTGGAGGCGAGGGTTCATCTCCATGAAGTAATAATGGCCGTTCTGGTCGAGCAGGAACTCAACCGTGCCGGCATTGTCATAATCGACCGCCTTGGCGATGGTAATGGCCGCTGCACCCATTTCGGCGCGCAGCTTCGGCGTCAGGATCAACGAGGGGGCGATTTCGATGAGCTTTTGATGCCGCCGTTGGATCGAGCAATCGCGCTCGCCCAGGTGGATCATGTTGCCGTGTTTGTCGGCCAGGATCTGGAATTCGATGTGATGCGGTCGTTCGATATACTTTTCGAGGAAGACGCTGCCATCGCCGAACGACGCTTGTGCTTCCCGAGAGGCCACCGCCATGTTCTCACGGAGTTCGGCGTCGGACCGGACTACCCGGAGGCCGCGTCCTCCTCCACCTGCACTGGCTTTAATGATGACGGGATACCCAGTGGCTTTGGCAAACGATAGGGCTTCGTTGACGTCGGTGACGCCGCCTTCGGTGCCGGGGACGATGGGAACGCCCACTCGCTTGGCGAGGTCGCGGGCGTTGACCTTACTCCCCATTAAGTCGATGGCTTGCGGCGATGGGCCGATGAAGGTAATGCCGGAGGTTTGGCACAGTTGCGCAAATTTCGAGTTTTCCGAGAGGAATCCGTAGCCTGGATGGATGGCGTCGGCGCCGATCCGTTGGGCCAGACTGACGATTTGTTGGCTATCCAGGAAGCCTTTGACCGGTCCCGGGCCGACCATGTAGGCCTCGTCTGCCTTTTTGACGTAGATCCCGGTCGAATCGGCTTCGGAGTAGATGGCGGCGGTGGCGATGTTCAATTCGCGGCAGGCGCGAATAATCCGCATGGCGATTTCGCCGCGATTGGCCACCAAAATCTTCTTGAACATACCAGTCCCCGTCTCCTCAGATCGCGCGTGAATCGCGAGGGTTCTCAGGCGAAAATGAGCGCGTAAGCTAGCATAAGATCAAGAGTCTTGTCGAGGGAACGAAGGCTGAAATGGGCCTGATCGAGGGGACCCGAGGCGCGGCACAGTGCCGCGCCTCGGGTGGAGATCGTCGGCTTCCGGTTACTTGGCTTGAACTAAAAAGCCCTTTGACCTGGCGTTGCCGCCGCCGGCGACCACATCGATGAACGACATGCCGGCCCGGACGTCAGGAACGGTCGCTTCGATGGTCGTTTCGTTGACGAAGGTATAGTCGATTTTGGCAGGCCCCGCCGCGCTGAAGGCCACCCCGTGGAAACATTCTTTGGCCCCGAAATTCTCGCCTTTGATCGTGACTTTCTGGCCAGGTTTGGCTTCATCCGGTTCAACCTTGAAG from Nitrospirota bacterium encodes the following:
- the accC gene encoding acetyl-CoA carboxylase biotin carboxylase subunit; protein product: MFKKILVANRGEIAMRIIRACRELNIATAAIYSEADSTGIYVKKADEAYMVGPGPVKGFLDSQQIVSLAQRIGADAIHPGYGFLSENSKFAQLCQTSGITFIGPSPQAIDLMGSKVNARDLAKRVGVPIVPGTEGGVTDVNEALSFAKATGYPVIIKASAGGGGRGLRVVRSDAELRENMAVASREAQASFGDGSVFLEKYIERPHHIEFQILADKHGNMIHLGERDCSIQRRHQKLIEIAPSLILTPKLRAEMGAAAITIAKAVDYDNAGTVEFLLDQNGHYYFMEMNPRLQVEHTVTEQITAIDIVRNQIAIAAGLPLEITQQEVTLQGHSIQCRINAEDPKNNFMPCTGTITAYLSPGGIGVRIDGAVYKDYTVPPYYDALLAKLTVRGRTWEETVSRMRRSLEEYVLRGVKTTIPFMKEIMQEPDFMAGRFDTSYLETHPDLFNYHDFEQPEDLVLALSAAIAAYEGL
- a CDS encoding IPT/TIG domain-containing protein, giving the protein MHMWRSSVFMLLGLIGSMATPLPLSYAEEPGAMVDGAGFTLYGTESIKGSDAAKVERDPVCDRSKRPKIFKVEPDEAKPGQKVTIKGENFGAKECFHGVAFSAAGPAKIDYTFVNETTIEATVPDVRAGMSFIDVVAGGGNARSKGFLVQAK